Proteins from a single region of Brachyhypopomus gauderio isolate BG-103 unplaced genomic scaffold, BGAUD_0.2 sc137, whole genome shotgun sequence:
- the LOC143500196 gene encoding uncharacterized protein LOC143500196, with translation MRVCHVYCVSYWSSLLLGVLQGVCAVADVNTVTEHRTTGRSLLLPLGWPKDNVTYAVWSFNGNILAVYVDKQIHKPNNLQFEGRLKVDNITVSVEVEHLQVQDSGTFSIVADGTINQFPTKTINLIVAASEDQSASYTWSGYQNGSGALLYFTLPPAEGDITLICTAVNSVSSQTATKPLECRPEQPETGKLCMFCLLK, from the exons ATGAGAGTCTGTCATGTATATTGTGTTTCATACTGGAGTTCACTGCTGCTAGGGGTTCTTCAGG gtgtgtgtgctgtggctgATGTGAACACAGTGACAGAACACAGAACTACTGGACGTTCCCTCCTTCTACCACTTGGATGGCCAAAAGACAATGTAACATATGCAGTTTGGAGCTTTAATGGGAATATACTTGCTGTGTATGTAGACAAGCAAATTCATAAACCTAATAATCTCCAGTTCGAGGGAAGATTAAAGGTGGACAATATTACTGTTAGTGTAGAAGTGGAACATCTTCAAGTTCAAGACTCTGGAACCTTCTCTATTGTTGCAGATGGGACTATAAATCAGTTTCCAACAAAGACGATCAATTTAATAGTGGCTG CATCTGAAGACCAAAGTGCATCTTACACATGGAGCGGGTATCAGAATGGGAGTGGAGCTTTGCTGTACTTCACTCTTCCACCTGCAGAGGGAGACATTACCTTAATCTGCACTGCAGTCAACAGTGTCAGCAGCCAGACTGCTACAAAACCACTGGAATGTAGACCAGAGCAGCCAGAGACAGGTAAGCTGTGCATGTTTTGCTTACTCAAATAA